The Streptomyces sp. NBC_01775 genome includes a region encoding these proteins:
- a CDS encoding potassium-transporting ATPase subunit C → MPRSSGGRPPYPRNTSVRNGGRLVWAALRALLVLTVVCGVIYPLAVTGVAQAAFHDKADGSPVRADGKEVGSSLIGQSWNRPGSDKPDPRYFQGRPSHSGYDPRATGSSQLGADDPRLVKAVREARHEVARFNGVPESEVPKDAVTGSSSAIDPHVSADYARLQAARVARENGLSRGAVRGLVDAHTDGRTAGFLGAPHVNVLELNVAVRRAASR, encoded by the coding sequence ATGCCGCGTTCTTCCGGGGGACGGCCCCCGTACCCCCGCAACACCTCTGTACGCAACGGCGGCCGGCTCGTGTGGGCCGCGCTCCGGGCCCTGCTCGTCCTCACCGTCGTCTGCGGCGTGATCTACCCGCTGGCCGTCACCGGGGTCGCACAGGCCGCCTTCCACGACAAGGCCGACGGCTCGCCCGTGCGGGCCGACGGCAAGGAGGTGGGCTCCTCGCTCATCGGCCAGAGCTGGAACCGGCCGGGATCGGACAAGCCCGACCCCCGGTACTTCCAGGGCCGCCCCTCCCACTCCGGCTACGACCCCCGGGCCACCGGCTCCAGCCAGCTCGGCGCCGACGACCCCCGGCTGGTGAAGGCGGTGCGCGAGGCGCGGCACGAGGTCGCCCGCTTCAACGGGGTGCCCGAGTCCGAGGTGCCAAAGGACGCGGTGACCGGGTCCTCCTCGGCGATCGACCCGCACGTTTCGGCCGACTACGCGCGGCTTCAGGCCGCGCGGGTCGCGCGGGAGAACGGGCTTTCGCGGGGCGCCGTGCGGGGGTTGGTGGATGCCCATACGGATGGGCGCACCGCGGGGTTCCTGGGGGCGCCCCACGTGAACGTCCTGGAGCTGAACGTGGCCGTGCGCCGGGCCGCCTCCCGTTGA
- the kdpB gene encoding potassium-transporting ATPase subunit KdpB, whose translation MSPATPVRTGHEDGTPSGGPAPGAHHTPGGPVGGGLFDPAQLVRSLPEALRKLDPRVMVKSPVMFVVEVGSALTTALAVAHPGDWFGWVIAAWLWLTVVFANLAEAVAEGRGKAQADTLRKAKTDSVARRLTGSREQADGAQETVPGTELRVGDLVVCEAGDLIPGDGDVIEGVASVDESAITGESAPVIRESGGDRSAVTGGTKVLSDRVVVRITTRPGETFIDRMIALVEGAARQKTPNEIALNILLASLTVVFMLAVVTLQPFAVHAGAEQSLTVLTALLVCLIPTTIGALLSAIGIAGMDRLVQRNVLATSGRAVEAAGDVSTLLLDKTGTITLGDRQAAAFVPAPGTGEAALADAAQLSSLADETPEGRSVVVLAKERHGLRERHEGELEGATFVPFTAQTRMSGVDTDGVKVRKGAAGSVCAWVAELGGTVGDEVHRTVEEISQAGGTPLVVGIEDGEGARALGVIHLKDVIKEGMGERFAELRRMGIKTVMITGDNPLTAKAIADEAGVDDFLAEATPEDKMALIRREQAGGRLVAMTGDGTNDAPALAQADVGVAMNTGTSAAKEAGNMVDLDSDPTKLIEIVEIGKQLLITRGALTTFSIANDVAKYFAIIPAMFAVAYPGLDKLNIMDLSSPRSAILSAVIFNALIIVALVPLALRGVRYRPMSADRMLRRNLAVYGLGGLVAPFVGIKLIDLLITAIPGVG comes from the coding sequence ATGAGCCCAGCGACACCCGTACGTACCGGGCACGAGGACGGCACCCCGTCCGGAGGGCCCGCACCAGGAGCGCACCACACCCCTGGCGGGCCCGTCGGCGGTGGCCTCTTCGACCCCGCCCAGCTGGTGAGGTCCCTGCCGGAGGCGCTGCGCAAGCTCGATCCGCGCGTGATGGTCAAGTCGCCGGTGATGTTCGTCGTCGAGGTCGGCTCGGCGTTGACGACAGCGCTCGCGGTGGCGCACCCCGGCGACTGGTTCGGCTGGGTCATCGCGGCCTGGCTGTGGCTGACCGTGGTGTTCGCCAACCTCGCCGAGGCCGTCGCCGAGGGCCGCGGCAAGGCGCAGGCCGACACCCTGCGCAAGGCCAAGACGGACAGCGTCGCGCGCCGTCTGACCGGCTCCCGGGAGCAGGCCGACGGCGCCCAGGAGACCGTGCCCGGCACCGAACTGCGCGTCGGCGACCTCGTCGTGTGCGAGGCGGGCGACCTGATCCCGGGTGACGGCGACGTCATCGAGGGAGTCGCCTCCGTCGACGAGTCCGCCATCACCGGCGAATCCGCCCCGGTCATCCGGGAGTCGGGCGGCGACCGCAGCGCGGTGACCGGCGGCACCAAGGTGCTGTCCGACCGCGTCGTCGTACGGATCACCACCAGGCCCGGCGAGACCTTCATCGACCGCATGATCGCCCTGGTCGAGGGTGCCGCGCGGCAGAAGACGCCGAACGAGATCGCGCTCAACATCCTGCTGGCCTCGCTCACCGTCGTGTTCATGCTCGCGGTCGTCACCCTCCAGCCGTTCGCGGTCCACGCCGGTGCCGAGCAGTCCCTGACGGTGCTCACCGCGCTGTTGGTCTGCCTCATCCCGACGACGATCGGGGCGCTGCTGTCGGCCATCGGCATCGCGGGCATGGACCGGCTGGTGCAGCGCAACGTACTGGCCACCTCGGGCCGCGCCGTGGAGGCCGCCGGAGATGTGTCCACGCTGCTGCTGGACAAGACCGGCACCATCACCCTGGGCGACCGGCAGGCTGCCGCCTTCGTCCCCGCCCCCGGCACCGGCGAGGCGGCGCTCGCCGACGCGGCGCAGCTCAGCTCGCTGGCCGACGAGACACCCGAGGGGCGCTCCGTGGTCGTCCTCGCCAAGGAGCGGCACGGGCTGCGCGAGCGGCACGAGGGGGAGCTGGAGGGGGCCACGTTCGTGCCGTTCACGGCGCAGACCCGGATGTCGGGGGTCGACACCGACGGCGTCAAGGTCCGCAAGGGCGCGGCCGGTTCGGTGTGCGCGTGGGTGGCGGAGCTCGGCGGCACGGTCGGCGACGAGGTCCACCGCACGGTGGAGGAGATCTCCCAGGCGGGCGGCACCCCGCTCGTCGTCGGGATCGAGGACGGCGAGGGGGCGCGGGCACTGGGCGTCATCCACCTCAAGGACGTCATCAAGGAAGGAATGGGCGAGCGTTTCGCCGAGCTGCGCCGGATGGGCATCAAGACCGTCATGATCACGGGCGACAACCCGCTGACGGCCAAGGCCATCGCGGACGAGGCGGGCGTGGACGACTTCCTCGCCGAGGCCACCCCCGAGGACAAGATGGCCCTCATCCGGCGGGAGCAGGCGGGCGGGCGGCTGGTGGCCATGACCGGAGACGGCACCAACGACGCGCCCGCGCTGGCCCAGGCCGATGTCGGCGTGGCCATGAACACCGGGACCTCGGCCGCCAAGGAGGCCGGGAACATGGTGGACCTGGACTCCGATCCCACCAAGCTCATCGAGATCGTGGAGATCGGCAAACAGCTGCTGATCACGCGCGGTGCGCTGACCACCTTCTCGATCGCCAACGATGTCGCGAAGTACTTCGCCATCATCCCGGCGATGTTCGCCGTGGCCTACCCGGGCCTGGACAAGCTCAACATCATGGACCTGTCCTCGCCGCGGTCCGCGATCCTCTCGGCGGTGATCTTCAACGCGCTGATCATCGTCGCCCTCGTGCCCCTCGCGCTGCGCGGCGTGCGCTACCGCCCGATGAGCGCGGACCGCATGCTGCGGCGCAACCTCGCCGTCTACGGGCTGGGCGGCCTCGTCGCCCCGTTCGTGGGCATCAAGCTGATCGACCTGCTCATCACTGCGATTCCGGGAGTGGGCTGA
- the kdpA gene encoding potassium-transporting ATPase subunit KdpA → MSPILADVLQLVALVGALALVYRPLGDHMAAVYSSGKHLRVERLIYRCIGADPRAEMRWPAYLRAALAFSAMGVLFLYAMQRCQDKLPMSLGFQAIDPDQAFNTAASFVSNTNWQSYAGESAMGHLTQMTGLAVQNFVSAAVGMAVAIALVRGFARSRTGELGNFWADMVRGTVRILLPIAFLSAIVLVATGAVQNFAGMHEVHTLSGDTQHLPGGPVASQEAIKELGTNGGGFFNANSAHPFENPNGFSNLLEIFLILVIPFSLTRTFGKMAGSVRQGYAILAAMGVIWLGATLVITASEYAHPGAAAQLAGGAMEGKEQRFGEGSSSLFAAATTMTSTGAVNSFHDSFTAFGGGTALLGMMLGEITPGGVGSGLYGMLVMAVVAVFIAGLMVGRTPEYLGKKIGAREIKFAAASILVTPALVLGGTATAMALPDGKAAMTNLGAHGFSEVLYAYTSASNNNGSAFAGFGADTPFFNTTLGLCMLLGRFVPMVFVLALAGSLGKQAPVPVTAGTLRTDKPLFTGVLTGAIAIIAGLTFFPALALGPLAEGLS, encoded by the coding sequence ATGAGCCCGATCCTCGCGGACGTGCTCCAGCTCGTCGCGCTCGTGGGAGCGCTCGCGCTGGTGTACCGCCCCCTCGGCGACCACATGGCCGCCGTCTACAGCTCCGGGAAACACCTGCGCGTCGAGCGGCTGATATACCGCTGTATCGGCGCCGACCCCCGCGCCGAGATGCGCTGGCCCGCCTATCTGCGCGCGGCTCTGGCCTTTTCGGCCATGGGCGTGCTGTTCCTGTACGCGATGCAGCGCTGCCAGGACAAGCTGCCGATGTCGCTGGGCTTCCAGGCCATCGACCCCGACCAGGCGTTCAACACCGCGGCCTCGTTCGTGTCCAACACCAACTGGCAGTCGTACGCCGGTGAATCGGCCATGGGTCACCTCACGCAGATGACCGGTCTGGCGGTGCAGAACTTCGTCTCGGCCGCCGTCGGCATGGCCGTCGCCATCGCGCTGGTGCGCGGCTTCGCCAGGTCGCGCACCGGCGAGCTGGGCAACTTCTGGGCCGACATGGTGCGCGGCACCGTCCGCATCCTGCTGCCGATCGCCTTCCTCAGCGCGATCGTGCTGGTGGCGACCGGCGCCGTCCAGAACTTCGCCGGCATGCACGAGGTCCACACCCTCTCCGGCGACACCCAGCACCTTCCCGGCGGGCCCGTCGCCTCCCAGGAGGCCATCAAGGAACTGGGCACCAACGGAGGCGGCTTCTTCAACGCCAACTCCGCGCACCCGTTCGAAAATCCCAACGGCTTCAGCAACCTGCTGGAGATCTTCTTGATCCTCGTCATCCCGTTCTCACTGACCCGCACCTTCGGCAAGATGGCCGGCAGCGTGCGGCAGGGTTACGCGATCCTCGCCGCGATGGGGGTCATCTGGCTCGGCGCCACCCTCGTGATCACCGCCTCCGAGTACGCCCACCCCGGTGCTGCGGCCCAGCTGGCGGGCGGCGCGATGGAGGGCAAGGAGCAGCGCTTCGGCGAGGGCAGCTCCTCGCTGTTCGCCGCGGCCACCACCATGACCTCCACCGGCGCGGTCAACTCCTTCCACGACTCCTTCACCGCGTTCGGCGGCGGGACGGCCCTGCTCGGGATGATGCTCGGCGAGATCACGCCCGGAGGCGTGGGCTCGGGGCTCTACGGCATGCTCGTCATGGCCGTCGTCGCCGTCTTCATCGCCGGGCTCATGGTGGGGCGCACCCCCGAGTACCTGGGCAAGAAGATCGGCGCCCGCGAGATCAAGTTCGCGGCTGCCTCCATCCTCGTCACCCCCGCGCTCGTGCTCGGCGGCACCGCGACGGCCATGGCCCTGCCCGACGGCAAGGCGGCCATGACCAACCTCGGGGCCCACGGCTTCAGCGAGGTCCTGTACGCCTACACCTCCGCGTCCAACAACAACGGCAGCGCGTTCGCCGGATTCGGTGCCGATACGCCCTTCTTCAACACCACCCTCGGGCTGTGCATGCTCCTGGGCCGCTTCGTGCCCATGGTGTTCGTGCTCGCGCTCGCCGGGTCGTTGGGCAAGCAGGCGCCCGTGCCCGTCACGGCGGGGACGCTGCGCACCGACAAGCCCCTGTTCACGGGGGTGTTGACCGGCGCGATCGCGATCATCGCCGGTCTCACCTTCTTCCCGGCCCTGGCTCTGGGGCCGCTCGCGGAGGGACTCTCCTGA
- the kdpF gene encoding K(+)-transporting ATPase subunit F, translating to MSAETAQNAVGLVIAVALLGYLALALFFPERF from the coding sequence GTGAGCGCCGAGACCGCCCAGAACGCTGTCGGCCTCGTCATCGCCGTCGCCCTGCTGGGCTACCTGGCCCTCGCCCTCTTCTTCCCGGAGAGGTTCTGA
- a CDS encoding DUF3710 domain-containing protein, producing MFGRRRKKSEKPETGASDEFETEQDGQDEPQDDAAAGPAKSTDARVKLPPAPRPDGPWDISEVSDPSSGRVDLGGVFVPGVEGMELRVEVAGDAIVAATVVLQDSAIQLQAFAAPKREGIWDEVREEIASGITQQGGVIDEVEGPLGWELRAQVPVQLPDGTGGVQVVRFVGVDGVRWFLRGVISGQGAVQPEAAGLLEQIFRDAVVVRGDAPMAPRDPIVLKLPEDAQMVPDGVQQETVEEGSRFAGGLDKLQRGPEISEVR from the coding sequence GTGTTCGGACGTCGTCGCAAGAAGAGCGAAAAGCCTGAGACGGGCGCCTCGGACGAGTTCGAGACGGAACAGGACGGCCAGGACGAGCCGCAGGACGACGCTGCCGCGGGCCCGGCCAAGAGCACGGACGCCCGGGTCAAGCTGCCGCCGGCCCCCCGTCCCGACGGCCCCTGGGACATCTCCGAGGTCAGCGACCCCAGCTCCGGCAGGGTCGACCTGGGTGGCGTCTTCGTCCCCGGTGTCGAGGGCATGGAGCTGCGGGTCGAGGTCGCCGGAGACGCCATCGTCGCGGCCACCGTCGTGCTCCAGGACAGCGCCATCCAGCTCCAGGCGTTCGCCGCGCCCAAGCGCGAGGGCATCTGGGACGAGGTGCGCGAGGAGATCGCCTCCGGCATCACCCAGCAGGGCGGGGTCATCGACGAGGTCGAGGGCCCGCTGGGCTGGGAGCTGCGGGCCCAGGTGCCGGTGCAGCTGCCGGACGGCACGGGCGGCGTGCAGGTCGTACGGTTCGTCGGTGTCGATGGCGTGCGCTGGTTCCTGCGGGGCGTGATCTCCGGCCAGGGCGCGGTGCAGCCGGAGGCCGCCGGGCTGTTGGAGCAGATCTTCCGGGACGCGGTCGTGGTGCGCGGTGACGCGCCGATGGCGCCCCGCGACCCGATCGTCCTCAAGCTTCCCGAGGACGCGCAGATGGTGCCTGACGGTGTCCAGCAGGAGACCGTCGAGGAGGGCTCCCGGTTCGCCGGCGGCCTGGACAAGCTCCAGCGCGGTCCGGAGATCAGCGAGGTCCGCTGA
- the dut gene encoding dUTP diphosphatase encodes MSDDAGTAAGPQATAPGGGPVEVLLRRVDPEVPVPSYAHPGDAGCDLVTTESAVLAPGERTVLPTGVSLALPEGYAAFVHPRSGLAARCGVCLVNAPGTVDAGYRGEIKVIVANLDPRESVRFDRFDRIAQLVVQQVEKVRFREVDELPGSVRATGGFGSTGGHAGSRDTQQTATQQKDYVAVGADRASDLRGQ; translated from the coding sequence GTGAGTGATGATGCAGGTACGGCCGCCGGGCCGCAGGCGACAGCCCCCGGAGGCGGGCCCGTTGAGGTGCTGCTGAGGCGCGTCGACCCCGAGGTACCGGTGCCCTCCTACGCGCATCCCGGGGACGCGGGCTGCGATCTGGTGACCACCGAGAGCGCCGTGCTGGCACCGGGGGAGCGCACCGTCCTTCCGACCGGTGTCTCGCTCGCCCTCCCGGAGGGCTACGCGGCCTTCGTGCACCCCCGGTCGGGCCTCGCAGCGCGTTGCGGCGTCTGTCTGGTGAATGCGCCGGGAACGGTGGATGCCGGGTACCGTGGAGAGATCAAGGTGATCGTGGCCAATCTGGATCCGCGCGAGAGTGTGCGGTTCGACCGGTTCGACCGGATCGCCCAACTCGTTGTCCAGCAGGTGGAGAAGGTGCGCTTCCGCGAGGTGGACGAGCTGCCCGGCTCGGTGCGGGCCACAGGGGGATTCGGCTCCACGGGCGGCCACGCCGGGTCACGGGACACCCAGCAGACAGCCACACAGCAGAAGGATTACGTTGCGGTCGGTGCCGATCGAGCTTCCGACCTGAGAGGACAGTGA
- a CDS encoding PaaI family thioesterase: MSAANSPGSPQIPGPPKTPTTPPADAVAPVRHPQAPAPGELLGAHYDLCFGCGHGQPHGLHLQARAGEGVSITAEFTVETAHQGAPGLAHGGVLTSALEETLGSLNWLMQVIAVTGRLETDFLRPVPVDTVLHLDARTTAVHDRKFYSTAVGRIGGPDGPVAVRADAVFVEVTAEHFIENGRQDGIRAAMDDPDQVRRTRAVEVNP; this comes from the coding sequence GTGAGCGCTGCCAATTCTCCCGGCTCCCCCCAGATCCCCGGGCCCCCGAAGACACCCACGACGCCGCCGGCCGACGCGGTCGCGCCGGTGCGGCATCCGCAGGCCCCGGCTCCGGGTGAGCTGCTCGGCGCCCACTACGACCTGTGCTTCGGCTGCGGCCACGGCCAGCCGCACGGCCTCCACCTCCAGGCACGTGCCGGGGAAGGCGTGAGCATCACGGCGGAGTTCACCGTCGAGACCGCCCACCAGGGAGCACCGGGGCTCGCCCACGGCGGGGTGCTGACCAGCGCCCTCGAAGAGACGCTGGGCTCCTTGAACTGGCTGATGCAGGTCATCGCCGTGACCGGCCGTCTGGAGACCGACTTCCTGCGGCCCGTGCCCGTGGACACGGTGCTGCACCTGGACGCGCGGACCACGGCCGTGCACGACCGCAAGTTCTACTCCACGGCCGTCGGCCGGATAGGCGGGCCCGACGGGCCCGTAGCCGTGCGCGCAGACGCCGTCTTCGTAGAGGTGACGGCCGAGCACTTCATCGAGAACGGCCGCCAGGACGGGATCCGGGCGGCCATGGACGACCCCGACCAGGTCAGGCGCACCCGCGCCGTTGAGGTGAACCCGTGA
- a CDS encoding DUF3093 domain-containing protein, with protein MVPPAQSYDERLTAPRSWWLIAAGIGVGCALMLLPFGLLPMLCALVAGAALACVCVSTYGSVRVRVVADSLVAGDARIPLSALGEVAELDAEEARAWRTYKADARAHMMLRSYITTAVRIEVTDPQDPTPYVYLSTRHPERLAAAVRSAHEEPAA; from the coding sequence ATGGTTCCTCCGGCTCAGTCCTACGACGAACGTCTGACCGCGCCCCGCTCCTGGTGGCTGATCGCCGCCGGTATCGGTGTGGGCTGCGCGCTGATGCTGTTGCCCTTCGGGCTGTTGCCGATGCTGTGCGCCCTGGTGGCGGGTGCCGCGCTGGCCTGCGTATGCGTCAGCACCTACGGGAGCGTACGGGTCCGGGTCGTGGCGGACTCGCTGGTGGCGGGCGACGCGCGCATCCCGCTGTCGGCACTGGGTGAGGTGGCGGAGCTGGACGCGGAGGAGGCCCGCGCCTGGCGTACGTACAAGGCGGACGCGCGTGCGCACATGATGCTGCGCAGCTACATCACGACCGCCGTCCGTATCGAGGTGACCGATCCGCAGGATCCGACCCCGTACGTCTACCTCTCCACCCGGCATCCGGAACGGCTGGCGGCGGCGGTGCGCTCGGCGCATGAGGAGCCGGCGGCGTAA
- a CDS encoding DUF4193 domain-containing protein: MATDYDTPRKTDDDVNEDSLEELKARRNDKSASNVDVDEFEQAEGLELPGADLSNEELSVRVLPRQADEFTCMSCFLVHHRSQLAAEKNGQPICRDCAA; this comes from the coding sequence ATGGCAACGGATTACGACACCCCACGCAAGACCGATGACGATGTCAACGAGGACAGCCTTGAAGAGCTCAAGGCCAGGAGGAACGACAAGTCCGCGTCGAATGTCGACGTGGACGAGTTCGAGCAGGCCGAAGGGCTTGAGCTGCCCGGCGCGGACCTCTCCAACGAGGAGCTGTCCGTCCGTGTGCTGCCACGGCAGGCGGACGAGTTCACGTGCATGAGCTGCTTCCTCGTGCACCACCGCTCCCAGCTCGCTGCGGAGAAGAACGGTCAGCCGATCTGCCGCGACTGCGCGGCCTGA
- a CDS encoding sensor histidine kinase, with protein sequence MASSTSPTGTGTGAGNGQPQPAPPKPSWDPRETPRSYPWLRPTIRIRLTLLYGGMFLIAGMVLLTIIYLLAAQALDESSQLPFRILNGNAQPTSDRCPGLTGTLPSEVFMQRLSACADAQRRMALDGLLRRSLLALLGLAVAAFAFGYVMAGRVLSPLGRITRTARQVAGSDLHKRIELEGPDDELKELSDTFDDMLDRLDRAFTAQQRFVANASHELRTPLAINRTLLEVQLADPQASPELQQLGKTLLATNERSEQLVEGLLLLARSENELVDRKPIDLAEVASQAVEQTRGEAENKGVEMRGVRQPTYAQGNGVLLERVALNLVQNAVRYNLREGGWVSVSTEAQPGQAVLVVENTGPVVPAYEVDNLFEPFRRLRTERTGSDKGVGLGLSIVRSVARAHGGTVSAQPRENGGLVMRVALPV encoded by the coding sequence ATGGCCTCCTCCACTTCCCCCACGGGCACGGGCACAGGTGCGGGCAACGGACAGCCGCAGCCCGCGCCGCCCAAACCCAGCTGGGATCCCCGCGAGACGCCGCGCTCCTATCCCTGGCTGCGCCCGACCATCCGGATACGGCTCACGCTGCTGTACGGCGGCATGTTCCTGATCGCGGGCATGGTGCTGCTGACGATCATCTATCTGCTCGCCGCGCAGGCGCTGGACGAGAGCAGCCAGCTGCCCTTCCGCATCCTGAACGGCAACGCGCAGCCGACATCCGACCGCTGCCCCGGGCTGACCGGGACGCTGCCCAGCGAGGTCTTCATGCAGCGTCTGTCGGCCTGTGCCGACGCGCAGCGCCGGATGGCGCTGGACGGGCTCTTGCGCCGCTCGCTGCTGGCGCTGCTCGGCCTGGCCGTCGCCGCCTTCGCCTTCGGCTATGTGATGGCGGGCCGCGTCCTGTCGCCCCTCGGCCGCATCACCCGTACGGCGCGCCAGGTCGCCGGCTCCGACCTGCACAAGCGGATCGAGCTGGAGGGGCCGGACGACGAGCTGAAGGAGCTGTCCGACACCTTCGACGACATGCTCGACCGGCTGGACCGGGCCTTCACGGCGCAGCAGCGCTTCGTGGCCAACGCCTCGCACGAGCTGCGCACCCCGCTGGCGATCAACCGCACCCTGTTGGAGGTCCAGCTCGCCGACCCGCAGGCGTCCCCCGAGCTCCAGCAGCTGGGCAAGACGCTGCTGGCCACCAACGAGCGCAGCGAGCAGCTGGTGGAGGGCCTGCTGCTGCTCGCCAGGAGCGAGAACGAGCTGGTGGACCGCAAGCCGATCGACCTGGCGGAGGTCGCCTCGCAGGCGGTCGAGCAGACGCGGGGCGAGGCGGAGAACAAGGGCGTCGAGATGCGGGGAGTACGCCAGCCCACGTACGCGCAGGGCAACGGGGTCCTGCTGGAGCGCGTCGCTCTGAACCTGGTGCAGAATGCCGTGCGCTACAACCTGCGGGAGGGGGGATGGGTCTCGGTCAGTACGGAGGCCCAGCCGGGCCAGGCTGTTCTGGTCGTCGAGAACACCGGGCCCGTCGTACCCGCGTATGAGGTGGACAACCTCTTCGAGCCCTTCCGGCGTCTTCGCACAGAGCGGACGGGCAGCGACAAGGGGGTCGGGCTCGGGTTGTCGATCGTGCGGTCCGTGGCGCGTGCGCACGGGGGCACGGTGTCCGCGCAGCCCCGTGAGAACGGCGGCCTGGTGATGCGGGTCGCGCTGCCGGTATGA
- a CDS encoding response regulator transcription factor, whose amino-acid sequence MRVLVVEDEQLLADAVATGLRREAMAVDVVYDGAAAQERIDINDYDVVVLDRDLPVVHGDDVCRRIVELGLPTRVLMLTASGDVSDRVEGLELGADDYLPKPFAFSELTARVRALGRRTTTALPPVLERSGIRLDPNRREVSRDGKDIQLAPKEFAVLEVLMRGEGTVVSAEQLLEKAWDENTDPFTNVVRVTVMTLRRKLGEPAVIVTVPGAGYRI is encoded by the coding sequence GTGCGCGTACTCGTCGTCGAGGACGAGCAGTTGCTCGCCGATGCCGTGGCGACCGGTCTCCGCCGGGAGGCCATGGCCGTCGATGTGGTCTACGACGGTGCGGCAGCCCAGGAGCGCATCGACATCAACGACTACGACGTCGTCGTGCTCGACCGCGACCTGCCCGTCGTCCACGGCGACGACGTCTGCCGCCGCATCGTGGAGCTGGGTCTGCCCACCCGGGTGCTGATGCTCACCGCCTCCGGCGATGTGAGCGACCGGGTGGAGGGCCTGGAGCTGGGTGCTGACGACTACCTGCCCAAGCCCTTCGCCTTCTCCGAGCTGACCGCCAGGGTCCGCGCCCTGGGCCGCCGCACCACCACGGCGCTGCCGCCCGTCCTTGAGCGCTCCGGCATCCGGCTGGACCCCAACCGCCGCGAAGTCTCCAGGGACGGCAAGGACATCCAGCTCGCTCCCAAGGAGTTCGCGGTGCTGGAGGTCCTCATGCGTGGCGAGGGCACCGTCGTCTCGGCGGAGCAGCTGCTGGAGAAGGCGTGGGACGAGAACACCGACCCGTTCACCAATGTCGTGCGTGTCACGGTGATGACGCTGCGCCGCAAGCTGGGTGAGCCCGCGGTGATCGTCACGGTGCCCGGCGCCGGATACCGGATCTGA
- a CDS encoding inositol monophosphatase family protein — translation MKQTQGASPSADDSLKAELLALAQEAAARAGTLLRDGRPADLGVAATKTSPIDVVTEMDLASEKLITGFLTDHRPDDGFLGEEGASSEGSSGVRWVIDPVDGTVNYLYDRPDWAVSIAAEYLGERVVGVVAAPARGETWHAVLGQGAYRDGRRLACRPSPPLDQALIGTGFGYVTERRVAQAAVARELLPRVRDIRRTGSAAIDLCDVACGRLDGFYERGLHPWDLAAGDVIAREAGALTGGRPGLPADWDLTVAASPGVFETLQPLLESLGAWRD, via the coding sequence GTGAAGCAGACCCAGGGCGCGTCCCCAAGCGCCGACGACAGCCTGAAGGCCGAGCTGCTCGCCCTCGCTCAGGAGGCCGCGGCCCGCGCGGGCACCCTCCTGCGCGACGGGCGCCCCGCCGATCTGGGGGTCGCCGCGACCAAGACCAGCCCGATCGACGTGGTCACCGAGATGGACCTCGCCTCGGAGAAGCTGATCACCGGTTTCCTGACCGACCACCGCCCCGACGACGGCTTCCTCGGTGAGGAGGGCGCCTCCAGCGAGGGCAGCTCGGGCGTCCGCTGGGTGATCGATCCGGTGGACGGCACCGTCAACTACCTCTACGACCGCCCCGACTGGGCCGTCTCGATCGCCGCCGAGTATCTGGGCGAGCGCGTCGTGGGCGTCGTGGCGGCGCCGGCGCGCGGGGAGACCTGGCACGCGGTCCTCGGACAGGGCGCGTACCGGGACGGGCGGCGCCTGGCGTGCCGGCCCTCGCCGCCGCTGGACCAGGCGCTGATCGGCACGGGCTTCGGATATGTCACCGAGCGCCGGGTGGCCCAGGCGGCCGTGGCCCGGGAACTGCTGCCGCGGGTACGGGACATCCGCCGTACGGGCTCCGCGGCGATCGACCTGTGCGATGTGGCCTGCGGCCGGCTCGACGGGTTCTACGAGCGGGGGCTCCACCCCTGGGACCTGGCGGCCGGTGACGTGATCGCCCGGGAGGCGGGCGCGCTCACGGGCGGCCGGCCCGGGCTGCCCGCCGACTGGGACCTGACCGTCGCGGCCTCACCGGGGGTCTTCGAGACGCTCCAGCCGCTGCTGGAGAGCCTGGGAGCCTGGCGCGACTGA